Proteins from a genomic interval of Caulobacter rhizosphaerae:
- a CDS encoding glycosyltransferase family 4 protein gives MTRVLVFSTLYPNAAQPNHGVFVENRLRATIARGGIEATVIAPAPYFPLSHEVFGRYSTFARVPRHEVRHGVEVWHPRYLVIPKVGSGYAPEALFRRGLALARQLQAAGQQFDVIDAHYFYPDGVAAARLGQALRLPVIITGRGTDLTLIPDETGARRRILWAAHQASAMVTVCGDLKRRLIALGAPEDRTLVLRNGVDLRLFRPQDRAAARAALGLDGFTLLCVGGLIPRKGVDLVLEALAKRPDCNLLIAGGGPLRATLEAHARRLGVAGRVRFLGEVAHADLPSVYAAADVLVLASSREGWANVLLEAMACGTPVVATNVNGAEEVIRSGAAGVLMNRRTPEGLVEALDLLRRNMPSRTETRRYAEAFSWTRIGEANKALLDGAAAAGFEGRHAPGVLDLARRLLGEPETGVCDPAAP, from the coding sequence GTGACCCGTGTCCTGGTATTCTCGACCCTCTATCCAAACGCGGCTCAGCCGAACCATGGGGTGTTCGTCGAGAACCGGCTCCGAGCCACGATCGCGCGGGGCGGCATCGAGGCCACCGTCATTGCACCGGCGCCGTATTTCCCGCTGTCCCACGAAGTTTTCGGCCGCTACTCGACCTTCGCCCGGGTCCCGCGGCACGAGGTGCGGCACGGCGTCGAGGTCTGGCACCCGCGCTACCTGGTCATTCCGAAGGTCGGCTCCGGCTATGCGCCCGAAGCGCTCTTTCGCCGCGGGCTCGCGCTCGCGCGCCAGCTGCAGGCGGCCGGCCAGCAGTTCGACGTCATCGACGCCCACTACTTCTACCCGGACGGCGTCGCCGCCGCGCGTCTGGGACAGGCCCTTCGGCTGCCGGTGATCATCACCGGCCGAGGAACGGACCTCACCCTGATCCCCGACGAAACGGGCGCCCGCCGGCGGATCCTCTGGGCGGCCCATCAGGCGAGCGCCATGGTCACGGTCTGCGGCGACCTGAAGCGTCGGCTGATCGCCCTGGGCGCGCCCGAGGATCGGACCCTGGTCCTGCGCAATGGCGTTGATCTTCGGCTTTTTCGCCCACAAGACCGGGCCGCCGCGCGCGCGGCCCTCGGGCTGGACGGATTCACGCTGCTCTGCGTGGGCGGCCTTATCCCGCGAAAAGGAGTCGACCTGGTCCTTGAGGCGCTCGCGAAACGCCCCGACTGCAATCTCCTGATCGCGGGGGGCGGCCCCCTGCGCGCGACGCTGGAAGCTCATGCCAGGCGCCTGGGCGTCGCCGGCCGCGTCCGCTTCCTCGGCGAGGTCGCGCACGCCGACCTGCCGAGCGTCTATGCCGCGGCCGACGTCCTGGTGCTGGCGTCCTCGCGGGAGGGCTGGGCGAACGTGCTGCTCGAGGCGATGGCCTGCGGCACGCCGGTGGTCGCGACGAACGTCAACGGCGCCGAGGAGGTCATTCGGTCGGGCGCCGCGGGCGTGCTCATGAACCGACGCACGCCGGAAGGTCTGGTGGAAGCGCTGGACCTCCTGCGTCGAAACATGCCGAGCCGGACGGAGACCCGGCGCTACGCGGAGGCCTTCAGCTGGACCCGGATCGGCGAAGCCAACAAGGCCTTGCTCGATGGGGCGGCCGCGGCGGGGTTCGAAGGCAGACACGCCCCGGGCGTCCTGGACCTCGCTCGCCGTCTCCTCGGCGAACCGGAGACTGGCGTGTGCGACCCGGCTGCGCCGTGA
- the asnB gene encoding asparagine synthase (glutamine-hydrolyzing): MCGIAGLFDIKGSRPYDPALLRRMIAAIAHRGPDGAGVHLEPGVALGHRRLAIIDIVGGAQPMETRDGALTVVFNGEIYNFHELRAELEDKGARFETRSDTEVLLHGWRAWREVLFSKLQGQFAFALWDQNEQTLVLGRDHFGKKPLHYQVSPDGTLAFASEIKALLTLPQADRALDAQAVEDFFTYGYVPDPKTIYRSIRKLPAGHYLLARRGRPPEIRRYWSLLETAPASGTVTPELLVETLAAAVKRRLVSDVPLGALLSGGVDSSAVVALMALQAGRPIDTFSIAFGDRDFDETSYARAVAERYATHHDVRRVSADDFEMMRRLPEIHDEPFGDVSAIPTFAVCAQARRSVTVAMSGDGGDEALAGYRRHAFHCVGERVRAHVAPSVRARLLGPLADIYPRGAWLPRPLRAKTTLRELSLDSASAYARMSSALPEEARAALLTTDFRKALGGYDAGDVVRTAFNADAPLDPLQRAQYADIMTYLPGDILTKVDRASMANSLEVRSPMLDPQFVAMAFWLPPALKLSRASGGKAILKRAMEPYLPRDLLHRPKQGFSAPIARWFRGPLRQAILSLADSPHLRDCGMIDTGRVRKMAIEHVEGFQDHSKALWLTWVFDAFLAHNAASGAQAANDQREEDPSPSDREIATRPAASSTLV, translated from the coding sequence ATGTGCGGGATCGCGGGCCTGTTCGATATCAAAGGATCACGGCCATACGATCCGGCGCTGCTCCGGCGCATGATCGCCGCGATCGCCCACCGCGGTCCGGATGGCGCGGGCGTCCATCTTGAGCCTGGCGTGGCGCTCGGCCATCGCCGGCTGGCCATTATCGACATCGTGGGCGGCGCTCAGCCGATGGAGACCCGCGACGGGGCCCTCACCGTCGTTTTCAATGGCGAGATTTACAACTTCCATGAGCTGCGTGCGGAGCTCGAGGACAAGGGCGCGCGCTTCGAGACCCGTAGCGACACGGAAGTGCTGCTGCATGGATGGCGCGCATGGCGGGAGGTTCTGTTCTCGAAGCTGCAGGGACAGTTCGCGTTCGCGCTTTGGGACCAGAATGAGCAGACGCTCGTCCTCGGGCGCGACCACTTCGGGAAGAAGCCGCTGCACTACCAGGTGAGTCCCGACGGGACCCTGGCCTTCGCCTCCGAGATCAAGGCCCTGCTGACCCTGCCGCAAGCCGATCGCGCCTTGGACGCGCAGGCGGTCGAGGACTTCTTCACCTACGGCTATGTGCCTGACCCGAAGACCATCTACCGTTCCATCCGGAAGCTGCCGGCCGGGCACTACCTGTTGGCCCGGCGGGGGCGCCCTCCGGAGATTCGTCGATACTGGTCCCTGCTGGAGACCGCGCCGGCGTCGGGAACCGTGACCCCCGAGCTCCTGGTGGAAACACTGGCCGCGGCGGTCAAGCGTCGCCTCGTCTCCGACGTGCCCCTGGGGGCGCTGTTGTCGGGCGGGGTCGATTCAAGCGCCGTCGTCGCCCTGATGGCGTTGCAGGCCGGGCGCCCGATCGACACCTTCTCGATCGCGTTCGGCGACCGGGATTTCGACGAGACCTCCTACGCCCGCGCCGTGGCGGAACGCTATGCGACGCATCACGACGTCCGCCGGGTCAGCGCCGACGATTTCGAGATGATGAGGCGACTGCCGGAAATCCATGACGAGCCGTTCGGCGACGTCTCGGCGATCCCCACCTTCGCCGTGTGCGCCCAGGCCCGGCGATCGGTGACGGTGGCCATGTCGGGCGACGGCGGCGACGAGGCGCTCGCCGGCTATCGACGCCACGCCTTCCACTGCGTCGGGGAGCGTGTGCGCGCCCACGTCGCGCCGTCCGTGCGCGCTCGCCTGCTCGGCCCGCTGGCGGACATCTATCCGCGCGGCGCCTGGCTCCCACGGCCCCTCCGCGCCAAGACCACCCTGCGTGAACTGTCGCTGGATTCCGCGAGCGCCTACGCCCGCATGTCCTCCGCGCTGCCCGAGGAGGCGCGGGCGGCCCTGCTGACGACCGATTTCCGGAAAGCGCTGGGAGGCTACGACGCCGGCGACGTCGTTCGCACGGCGTTCAATGCGGACGCGCCGCTGGATCCGCTGCAACGCGCCCAGTACGCCGACATCATGACCTATCTGCCTGGTGACATCCTGACCAAGGTGGACCGGGCGAGCATGGCCAATTCCCTGGAGGTCCGATCGCCGATGCTCGACCCGCAGTTCGTCGCCATGGCCTTCTGGCTGCCGCCGGCCCTGAAGCTGTCGCGCGCGAGCGGCGGCAAGGCCATCCTCAAGCGCGCCATGGAGCCCTACCTGCCGCGCGATCTGCTCCACCGGCCCAAGCAGGGCTTCTCGGCCCCCATCGCGCGCTGGTTCCGAGGCCCCCTGCGCCAGGCGATCCTTAGCCTGGCGGATAGTCCGCACCTACGCGACTGCGGCATGATCGACACCGGGCGTGTGAGAAAGATGGCCATTGAGCATGTCGAGGGGTTCCAGGATCACTCCAAGGCGCTCTGGCTGACCTGGGTGTTCGACGCCTTCCTGGCGCACAACGCCGCATCCGGCGCTCAGGCCGCCAACGACCAGCGCGAAGAGGACCCGTCGCCGAGCGACCGGGAGATCGCCACGCGGCCCGCGGCGTCATCGACTCTGGTCTGA
- a CDS encoding TIGR03087 family PEP-CTERM/XrtA system glycosyltransferase, which translates to MAKILFLAHRVPFPPDKGDKIRAFHILEHLAARHEIWLGAGADDLADLRSLPMAKARYRDACFAPLDRFRRARNMAWAAVAGAPLSVARFRHPMLERWIEDVLREVRPDVVFVFSSAMAQYVVGRMRPGARLVVDFVDADAEKWRAYAERASVPARWIYAAETRRLIRFERRALDAAVAGILVSETERRLLANLQPDGADKLLVITNGVAADCFGVIPNPNIQPAIVFCGRMDYEPNIDGVEWFVREILPKVRERRPDAVFRIVGAAPAARVLALRATPGVEVTGTVPDVRPYLAGAAVVVAPLRIARGIQNKVLEGLAAGRPVVATPDALDGIAARPGRDVLVGADAQGFATAVADVLLGLAPADLGSRGRRFVQRHHRWDVQLEAMDRLIADVVKPLSDQAAA; encoded by the coding sequence ATGGCGAAAATTCTGTTCCTCGCACACCGCGTGCCGTTCCCGCCCGACAAGGGCGACAAGATCCGGGCGTTCCATATCCTGGAGCATCTCGCCGCGCGGCATGAGATCTGGCTCGGCGCGGGGGCGGACGACCTGGCCGACCTGCGGAGCCTGCCGATGGCCAAGGCTCGCTACCGCGACGCCTGCTTCGCCCCCCTCGACCGCTTCCGTCGCGCCCGCAACATGGCCTGGGCGGCGGTTGCCGGGGCGCCTCTGAGCGTGGCGCGTTTCCGGCATCCGATGCTTGAACGCTGGATCGAGGACGTGCTGCGGGAGGTCCGCCCGGACGTGGTCTTCGTCTTCTCCTCCGCCATGGCCCAGTACGTCGTCGGCCGGATGCGCCCCGGCGCGCGCCTGGTGGTGGATTTCGTCGACGCGGACGCCGAGAAGTGGCGCGCCTACGCCGAACGCGCCTCGGTCCCCGCGCGCTGGATCTACGCCGCCGAGACGCGGCGGCTGATCCGCTTCGAGCGGCGCGCCCTCGACGCGGCGGTCGCCGGGATCCTGGTCTCCGAGACCGAACGGCGGCTGCTGGCGAACCTTCAGCCCGACGGCGCCGACAAGCTGCTCGTCATCACCAACGGGGTGGCCGCCGATTGCTTTGGGGTGATCCCGAACCCGAACATCCAACCGGCGATCGTCTTCTGCGGCCGCATGGACTACGAGCCGAACATCGACGGCGTCGAATGGTTCGTGCGCGAGATCCTGCCCAAGGTCCGTGAGCGCAGACCCGACGCGGTGTTTCGCATCGTCGGCGCGGCGCCCGCCGCACGGGTGTTGGCCCTGCGCGCGACGCCAGGGGTCGAGGTGACCGGCACGGTGCCTGACGTCCGGCCCTACCTCGCGGGAGCGGCGGTCGTGGTCGCGCCGCTGCGCATCGCTCGCGGGATCCAGAACAAGGTGCTCGAAGGCTTGGCCGCCGGGCGCCCCGTCGTGGCCACGCCCGACGCGCTCGACGGCATCGCCGCGCGGCCGGGGCGCGATGTTCTGGTGGGGGCGGACGCTCAAGGCTTCGCGACGGCGGTCGCGGACGTGTTGCTGGGCCTCGCTCCGGCGGACCTGGGTTCCCGCGGCCGGCGGTTCGTGCAGCGCCACCATCGTTGGGACGTCCAGCTCGAGGCGATGGATCGGCTCATCGCCGACGTGGTCAAGCCGCTTTCAGACCAGGCTGCGGCTTAG